One window of Hylemonella gracilis genomic DNA carries:
- the ubiG gene encoding bifunctional 2-polyprenyl-6-hydroxyphenol methylase/3-demethylubiquinol 3-O-methyltransferase UbiG, with translation MSATRVNADPAELAKFSDLAHRWWDPQSEFRPLHEINPLRLNWLSGLVSDGAAKGLGGKTVLDVGCGGGILSDSMARAGAQVTGIDLSTKALKVAQLHALEQPVQGGSVNYREISAEALAAEAPASFDVVTCMEMLEHVPDPASVVRACATMVKPGGWVFFSTINRNPKAFLFAIVGAEYVLNLLPRGTHEYAKFIRPSELAHDVRQAGLELRATRGMGYNPLTRRYALNDDTSVNYLLATRKVVPV, from the coding sequence ATGAGTGCAACCCGAGTCAATGCCGACCCCGCCGAACTGGCGAAATTTTCCGATCTGGCCCATCGCTGGTGGGATCCGCAGAGCGAGTTCCGCCCCCTGCACGAAATCAACCCTCTGCGCTTGAACTGGTTGTCCGGCCTGGTGAGCGATGGCGCGGCCAAGGGACTGGGCGGCAAGACGGTGCTGGACGTGGGTTGTGGCGGCGGCATACTGTCCGACAGCATGGCGCGGGCCGGTGCCCAGGTGACGGGCATCGACCTGTCCACCAAGGCGCTCAAGGTCGCGCAGTTGCACGCGCTGGAACAACCGGTGCAAGGCGGGAGCGTGAATTACCGCGAGATCAGCGCCGAGGCCCTGGCCGCCGAGGCGCCCGCCAGCTTCGACGTGGTGACCTGCATGGAGATGCTGGAGCATGTGCCTGATCCAGCCTCCGTCGTGCGCGCCTGCGCGACGATGGTCAAGCCGGGCGGCTGGGTGTTCTTCTCCACCATCAACCGCAACCCTAAGGCCTTCCTGTTCGCCATCGTCGGCGCCGAATATGTGCTGAACTTGCTGCCGCGGGGCACGCATGAATACGCCAAGTTCATACGCCCCAGCGAATTGGCCCATGACGTGCGCCAGGCCGGCCTGGAACTCCGGGCCACGCGCGGGATGGGCTACAACCCGCTGACGCGTCGTTATGCCTTGAACGACGACACCAGCGTCAACTATCTCCTCGCGACCCGCAAGGTGGTGCCGGTATGA
- the gyrA gene encoding DNA gyrase subunit A: MTEFAKETLPISLEEEMRRSYLDYAMSVIIGRALPDARDGFKPVHRRVLFAMHELNNDWNRPYKKSARIVGDVIGKYHPHGDQSVYDTIVRMAQDFSMRHMLVDGQGNFGSVDGDPAAAMRYTEIRLAKIAHEALADIDKETVDFGPNYDGSEKEPLVLPTRVPNLLVNGSGGIAVGMATNIPPHNLNEVVDACLHVLKNPSASIDELMEIIPAPDFPTAGIIYGMQGVKDGYRTGRGRVVMRARCHFEDIDKGQRQSIIVDELPYQVNKKTLLERIAELVHEKKIEGISHIQDESDKSGMRVVIELKRGELPEVVLNNLYKQTQLQDTFGMNMVALVGGQPKLCNLKDLIVVFLDHRREVVTRRTVFELRKARDRGHVLEGLAVALANIDEFIRIIRESPTPPVAKAELMTRAWDSKLVREMLTRSRSDGGVVNADDYRPEGLEREFGMQNDGLYRLSETQAQEILQMRLQRLTGLEQDKIVTEYKDVMAEIENLLDILARPERVATIVSEELTAIKQEFGQTKLGARRSVVEHNAQDLATEDLIAPEDKVVTLSHAGYIKSQPLSEYRAQKRGGRGKQATQTKEDDWIDQLFIANTHNYILCFSNRGRLYWLKVWEVPEGSRTSRGRPIVNMFPLAEGEKITVVLPLTGEFSSFPSDHYVFMATSMGTVKKTTLDEFNNPRKAGIIAVDLDAGDYLIGAALTDGRHDVMLFSDGGKAVRFDENDVRPMGRNARGVRGMMLDEGQSVIAMLVAQDETQNDVNGEVARTSVLTATENGYGKRTPIAEYTRHGRGTKGMIAIQQSERNGKVVAATLVHADDEIMLITDKGVLVRTRVAEIREMGRATQGVTLIALDDGTQLSGLQRIVENDANGEIHGDANGNESEEGGEA, translated from the coding sequence ATGACCGAATTCGCCAAGGAAACCCTGCCCATCAGCCTGGAAGAGGAGATGCGCCGCAGCTACCTCGACTACGCCATGAGCGTCATCATCGGACGGGCCCTGCCGGATGCACGTGATGGCTTCAAGCCGGTGCACCGCCGCGTGCTGTTCGCCATGCACGAGTTGAACAACGACTGGAACCGCCCTTACAAAAAATCGGCGCGCATCGTGGGCGACGTGATCGGCAAGTACCACCCGCACGGCGACCAGTCGGTGTACGACACCATCGTGCGCATGGCACAGGACTTTTCCATGCGCCACATGCTGGTGGACGGCCAGGGTAATTTCGGCTCGGTGGACGGCGACCCGGCCGCCGCCATGCGTTACACCGAGATCCGCCTGGCCAAGATCGCGCATGAAGCACTGGCGGACATCGACAAGGAAACAGTGGACTTCGGGCCCAACTACGACGGCTCGGAAAAAGAACCGCTGGTGCTGCCCACGCGCGTGCCCAATCTGCTGGTCAACGGCTCGGGCGGCATCGCCGTGGGCATGGCGACCAACATCCCGCCGCACAACCTCAACGAGGTGGTGGACGCCTGCCTGCACGTGCTGAAGAACCCCAGCGCGTCGATTGACGAATTGATGGAAATCATCCCCGCGCCAGACTTCCCCACCGCCGGCATCATCTACGGGATGCAGGGCGTCAAGGACGGCTACCGCACGGGCCGGGGCCGGGTCGTCATGCGGGCCAGATGCCATTTCGAAGACATCGACAAAGGCCAGCGTCAGTCCATCATCGTTGACGAGCTCCCCTACCAGGTCAATAAGAAGACTCTGCTGGAGCGCATCGCCGAGCTGGTGCACGAGAAGAAGATCGAAGGCATCAGCCACATCCAGGACGAGAGCGACAAGTCCGGCATGCGCGTGGTCATCGAGCTCAAGCGCGGCGAGCTGCCCGAGGTGGTGTTGAACAACCTCTACAAGCAGACCCAGTTGCAGGACACCTTCGGCATGAACATGGTGGCCCTGGTGGGCGGCCAGCCCAAGTTGTGCAACTTGAAGGACTTGATCGTGGTCTTCCTGGACCACCGCCGCGAAGTCGTCACGCGCCGCACGGTGTTCGAGCTGCGCAAGGCCCGCGATCGCGGCCACGTGCTCGAAGGTCTGGCCGTGGCCCTGGCCAACATCGACGAGTTCATCCGCATCATCCGCGAGTCGCCCACGCCACCGGTGGCCAAGGCCGAGCTGATGACCCGCGCCTGGGACAGCAAGCTGGTGCGCGAAATGCTCACCCGCAGTCGTTCCGATGGTGGCGTGGTCAACGCCGACGACTACCGTCCCGAGGGGCTGGAACGCGAATTCGGCATGCAGAACGATGGCCTGTACCGACTGTCCGAGACTCAGGCCCAGGAAATCCTGCAGATGCGCCTGCAGCGCCTGACCGGGCTGGAACAGGACAAGATCGTCACTGAGTACAAGGACGTGATGGCCGAGATCGAGAATCTGCTGGACATCCTGGCCAGGCCCGAGCGGGTGGCCACCATCGTGAGCGAGGAGCTCACGGCCATCAAGCAGGAGTTCGGCCAGACCAAGCTGGGCGCGCGCCGCAGCGTGGTCGAGCACAATGCCCAGGACTTGGCCACCGAGGACCTGATCGCCCCCGAGGACAAGGTGGTCACGCTCTCCCACGCAGGCTACATCAAGAGTCAGCCCTTGTCCGAATACCGGGCCCAGAAACGCGGCGGACGTGGCAAGCAGGCCACCCAGACCAAGGAAGACGACTGGATCGACCAGCTCTTCATCGCCAACACGCACAACTACATCCTGTGCTTCTCCAACCGCGGCCGCCTCTACTGGCTCAAGGTCTGGGAAGTGCCCGAGGGTTCGCGCACCTCGCGCGGCCGGCCCATCGTCAACATGTTCCCGCTGGCCGAAGGCGAGAAGATCACCGTCGTGCTGCCGCTGACCGGCGAGTTCAGCAGCTTCCCGTCCGACCACTATGTGTTCATGGCCACCAGCATGGGCACGGTGAAGAAGACCACGCTGGACGAGTTCAACAACCCGCGCAAGGCCGGCATCATCGCCGTCGACCTGGACGCGGGGGACTACCTGATCGGCGCGGCGCTGACCGACGGCCGGCATGACGTGATGCTGTTCTCCGACGGCGGCAAGGCCGTGCGCTTCGACGAGAACGACGTGCGCCCCATGGGTCGCAACGCGCGTGGCGTGCGCGGCATGATGCTGGACGAAGGCCAGAGTGTCATCGCCATGCTGGTCGCCCAGGATGAAACCCAGAACGACGTCAATGGCGAGGTGGCGCGCACCAGCGTGTTGACCGCCACCGAAAACGGCTATGGCAAGCGCACGCCGATCGCTGAATACACTCGTCACGGCCGCGGCACCAAGGGCATGATCGCGATCCAGCAGAGCGAGCGCAATGGCAAGGTCGTGGCGGCCACCCTGGTGCATGCCGACGACGAGATCATGTTGATCACCGACAAGGGCGTGCTGGTGCGCACCCGCGTGGCCGAGATCCGGGAAATGGGCCGCGCCACGCAGGGGGTGACCCTGATCGCGCTGGACGACGGCACCCAGCTCAGCGGCCTGCAACGCATCGTCGAGAACGACGCCAATGGAGAGATCCATGGCGATGCGAACGGCAACGAGAGTGAGGAAGGCGGCGAGGCATGA
- a CDS encoding amino acid ABC transporter permease yields the protein MGSVFQLWAGYGSAFAQALVLTWKLTAISFAAGFSLGVVVAVARLFPLRPLRFVLTAYVEIFRNIPSVALLIFIVYALPDLDALIDYEPSVLLTLTLVCSAFTADYLRAGINTVDGGQVEAGLSLGMRPMAIISVVVLPQALRAVVQPMTSLLIALMLSTSLASQVPFPGRELTALVAKIANDSAAGMSAFAVAAAMYVASGLLIAWAGATLEKKVRILR from the coding sequence ATGGGCAGTGTCTTCCAGCTATGGGCAGGCTACGGATCGGCCTTTGCGCAAGCCCTCGTGCTCACATGGAAGCTCACCGCGATCTCGTTCGCGGCCGGTTTTTCGCTCGGCGTGGTCGTGGCGGTGGCCAGACTTTTCCCGCTGCGTCCACTGCGCTTTGTTTTGACCGCCTACGTCGAGATCTTTCGCAACATCCCCAGCGTTGCGCTGCTGATCTTCATTGTGTACGCGCTGCCCGATCTGGACGCGCTGATCGACTATGAGCCCAGCGTGCTCCTGACCTTGACCCTGGTTTGTTCCGCGTTCACGGCAGACTACCTGCGCGCGGGCATCAACACCGTCGATGGTGGCCAAGTCGAGGCGGGCCTCAGCCTCGGCATGCGTCCAATGGCCATCATTTCCGTCGTGGTATTGCCACAGGCGCTGCGCGCGGTGGTGCAACCGATGACCTCGTTGCTCATTGCGCTGATGCTATCAACCTCGCTGGCGTCGCAAGTGCCGTTTCCGGGCCGGGAGCTCACCGCGCTCGTGGCCAAGATCGCCAATGACTCGGCCGCCGGCATGTCCGCGTTCGCGGTGGCTGCTGCGATGTATGTGGCTTCGGGGTTGCTGATCGCCTGGGCTGGCGCCACCCTGGAAAAGAAGGTGCGGATCCTGCGATGA
- a CDS encoding prephenate dehydrogenase — MDFHALADSTSTPQQTAPLFDQLGLIGCGLIGGCFALALKQAGLVRHVVGYDTHPESVQEALARGVIDRAAPTAAHTVGAWHDDSTGQDVAGADLIFLAVPVSATEEVLRGIAPYIQPRALLMDAGSTKGDVIAAARPALGERIGNFVPAHPIAGKEKAGVAHAEATLFRGRQVILTPMQETQTGQLAQAARLWRALGCEVRHMSAEAHDAAFAAVSHLPHLLAFALMDSVAGQTLGPEWLDLAGSGFRDSTRIAASDPRVWRDILLANRTQVLAQSRQLQNALRAFDALIEHQQAAALEARIARASAERARMNGQQDTD; from the coding sequence ATGGACTTTCACGCCTTGGCGGACAGCACCAGCACACCGCAGCAGACCGCACCCCTTTTTGACCAATTGGGCCTGATCGGCTGCGGCCTGATCGGCGGCTGCTTCGCGCTGGCGCTCAAGCAAGCCGGCCTCGTGCGCCACGTGGTTGGCTATGACACGCACCCCGAGTCCGTGCAGGAGGCGCTGGCGCGTGGCGTGATTGATCGCGCCGCGCCCACGGCCGCCCACACGGTCGGCGCCTGGCATGACGACAGCACCGGCCAGGACGTGGCCGGTGCCGATCTGATTTTCCTGGCCGTGCCCGTGTCCGCCACCGAAGAAGTGCTGCGTGGCATCGCCCCCTACATTCAACCGCGTGCCCTGCTGATGGACGCGGGCTCCACCAAGGGCGACGTCATCGCGGCGGCACGGCCCGCGCTGGGCGAACGCATCGGCAACTTCGTGCCGGCCCACCCCATCGCCGGCAAGGAAAAGGCCGGCGTCGCGCACGCGGAAGCGACGCTGTTCCGGGGACGGCAGGTCATCCTCACGCCCATGCAGGAGACCCAGACCGGTCAACTGGCACAGGCGGCCCGGCTCTGGCGGGCACTGGGCTGCGAGGTGCGGCACATGAGCGCCGAGGCCCATGACGCGGCTTTCGCCGCCGTCAGCCATTTGCCGCATCTGCTGGCCTTCGCGCTGATGGACAGCGTGGCGGGTCAGACCCTGGGCCCGGAATGGCTGGATCTGGCGGGCAGCGGTTTTCGCGACAGCACCCGCATCGCGGCCAGCGACCCCAGGGTCTGGCGCGACATCCTGCTGGCCAATCGCACGCAGGTGCTGGCGCAGTCGCGGCAGCTGCAGAATGCCCTGCGCGCCTTCGACGCGCTGATCGAACACCAGCAGGCCGCCGCGCTGGAAGCGCGCATCGCCCGGGCCAGCGCCGAGCGCGCGCGCATGAATGGCCAGCAGGACACGGACTGA
- a CDS encoding OmpA family protein — translation MKKISEANVRAHFGRFSPISRISHVLAVISAAVVLAGCAASVQAPAPQAETAPAPQSVAPAPAPAPAPAAAAPQPKPETKPQPEIVLTSPLGPKQVETATVYFDFDKSELKPASIATLDALAAKAKGKTVEATIVVGHTDSIGTPGYNLKLSVRRAEAVKAHLTSKGIDPASVFTEGKGLSAPARSNDTEEGRAVNRRADVELVIVQ, via the coding sequence ATGAAAAAAATCAGTGAGGCCAACGTGCGCGCCCATTTCGGTCGTTTCTCCCCCATCTCCCGCATCTCCCATGTGCTCGCGGTGATCTCCGCGGCTGTCGTGCTGGCGGGTTGCGCGGCTTCGGTCCAGGCACCGGCGCCCCAGGCCGAAACCGCGCCGGCTCCCCAGAGTGTCGCGCCCGCGCCGGCCCCGGCCCCGGCCCCGGCAGCAGCTGCTCCGCAACCCAAGCCCGAGACCAAACCGCAACCTGAAATCGTGCTGACGTCCCCCCTGGGGCCCAAGCAGGTCGAGACGGCGACCGTGTACTTTGATTTCGACAAGTCGGAACTGAAGCCCGCCAGCATCGCCACGCTGGATGCCTTGGCCGCCAAGGCCAAGGGCAAGACCGTGGAGGCCACGATCGTGGTCGGCCATACGGACTCGATCGGTACGCCGGGCTACAACCTGAAGCTGTCGGTGCGGCGCGCCGAGGCGGTCAAGGCTCACCTGACGTCCAAGGGGATCGACCCGGCCAGCGTTTTCACCGAGGGCAAAGGTCTGAGCGCGCCCGCGCGCTCGAATGACACCGAGGAAGGTCGCGCCGTGAACCGGCGCGCGGACGTCGAGCTGGTCATCGTCCAGTGA
- a CDS encoding amino acid ABC transporter permease, with protein sequence MNRSLDNLLFGDPTPNAQAITRATNWAVAALLLALAIGIAFRFHAAGQFDAGLWEFFAWTTTWTFLAKGLLGTLASAAMAAVIALVFGLVLLVGRMSRLRLARWPSVVAIELLRGVPTLLLIYVCFLVLPSVGIKLSTYWMLTLPVGLSTAAMVAEVYRAGVLAVPRGQTAAARSLGLTEAQVFFHVVFPQALRYIVPALVAQLVIVVKDTTFGYVVTYGELMQNAKVLIANYNALVPVYLVVAVLYCLVNHAISRASQRLGRSMH encoded by the coding sequence ATGAACCGCTCACTGGACAACCTGCTGTTTGGCGATCCGACCCCCAATGCCCAGGCCATCACCCGAGCCACGAACTGGGCCGTCGCCGCCCTGTTGCTCGCGCTGGCCATCGGTATCGCGTTCAGGTTCCATGCCGCAGGCCAGTTCGACGCGGGGCTCTGGGAATTCTTCGCTTGGACGACCACCTGGACCTTCCTCGCCAAGGGCCTCCTCGGCACGCTGGCATCGGCGGCGATGGCCGCCGTCATCGCGCTGGTCTTCGGACTCGTGCTGCTCGTGGGCCGCATGTCTCGGCTGCGGCTCGCGCGCTGGCCCAGCGTCGTGGCCATCGAGTTGCTGCGTGGCGTCCCGACGCTGCTGCTCATCTACGTGTGTTTTCTGGTTCTTCCGTCAGTCGGGATCAAGCTGAGCACCTACTGGATGTTGACGCTGCCCGTCGGACTCAGCACCGCCGCGATGGTGGCCGAGGTCTACCGCGCTGGCGTGCTCGCCGTTCCCCGCGGCCAGACTGCCGCTGCGCGTAGCCTGGGGCTGACTGAGGCCCAGGTCTTCTTCCACGTCGTCTTTCCCCAGGCCCTGCGTTACATCGTCCCGGCATTGGTCGCGCAATTGGTCATCGTGGTCAAGGACACAACCTTCGGCTATGTCGTTACCTACGGTGAGCTGATGCAGAACGCCAAGGTACTCATCGCCAACTACAACGCGCTGGTGCCCGTGTACCTCGTCGTGGCGGTGTTGTACTGCCTGGTGAACCACGCCATATCACGGGCGAGCCAACGACTCGGCCGATCCATGCATTGA
- the serC gene encoding 3-phosphoserine/phosphohydroxythreonine transaminase produces MNARVLPSRPYNFSAGPATIPAEVLSQAAAEMLDWKGSGMSVMEMSHRGKEFDSIHNQALADLRELLAIPSNFRILFMQGGGLAENAIVPLNLSARKPDQVMDYVLTGSWSQKSAKEARRYGEARIAASGEADGFTRIPDPASWQLSQNASYVHLCSNETIHGVECHQLPDLKALGSDAPLVIDFSSHAASRPVDWSRVGLAYGGAQKNLGLAGLTLVVVREDLLGRALPVCPSAFNYQTVAENNSMFNTPPTYAIYIAGLVFQWLKKQGGIETIEARNIAKAQLLYDFIDGSQLYLNKVAKGNRSRMNVPFFLRDEARNAAFLEGAKAAGLLQLKGHKSVGGMRASIYNAMPLAGVQALVDYMRDFEKTQA; encoded by the coding sequence ATGAACGCGCGCGTCCTGCCATCCCGCCCCTACAACTTCTCCGCCGGGCCGGCGACCATTCCCGCCGAGGTGCTGAGCCAGGCCGCCGCCGAGATGCTGGACTGGAAGGGCAGCGGCATGAGCGTGATGGAGATGAGCCACCGCGGCAAGGAATTCGACAGCATCCACAACCAGGCGCTGGCCGACCTGCGCGAGCTGCTGGCCATCCCCTCGAACTTCCGCATCCTCTTCATGCAAGGCGGCGGGCTGGCGGAAAACGCCATCGTGCCGCTCAACCTGTCCGCGCGGAAACCGGATCAGGTGATGGACTACGTGCTCACCGGCAGTTGGAGCCAGAAATCCGCCAAGGAAGCCCGCCGCTACGGCGAGGCCCGCATCGCCGCGAGCGGCGAGGCCGACGGGTTCACCCGCATTCCGGACCCGGCCAGTTGGCAACTCAGCCAGAACGCGAGCTACGTCCACCTCTGCTCGAACGAAACCATCCACGGCGTGGAATGCCACCAGTTGCCCGACCTCAAGGCCCTGGGCTCGGACGCGCCCCTGGTGATCGATTTTTCCTCGCATGCGGCCTCGCGACCGGTGGACTGGTCGCGCGTCGGCCTGGCCTATGGCGGCGCGCAGAAAAACCTGGGGCTGGCCGGGCTGACCCTGGTCGTCGTGCGCGAAGACCTGCTGGGTCGTGCCCTGCCCGTCTGCCCCAGCGCCTTCAACTACCAGACCGTGGCTGAGAACAACTCCATGTTCAACACACCGCCCACCTACGCGATCTACATTGCAGGACTGGTGTTCCAGTGGCTCAAGAAACAAGGCGGCATTGAGACGATCGAGGCACGCAACATCGCCAAGGCCCAGCTGCTGTACGACTTCATCGACGGCTCGCAGCTCTACCTGAACAAGGTTGCCAAGGGCAACCGCTCGCGCATGAACGTGCCCTTCTTCCTGCGCGACGAAGCGCGCAACGCGGCCTTTCTGGAAGGCGCGAAGGCCGCCGGGCTGCTGCAGCTCAAGGGCCACAAATCGGTGGGCGGCATGCGCGCCTCCATCTACAACGCCATGCCCCTCGCGGGCGTGCAGGCGCTGGTGGACTACATGCGCGACTTCGAAAAAACTCAAGCCTGA
- the pheA gene encoding prephenate dehydratase, which translates to MARSLAELRTAIDAVDQELLALMNRRAALAHEVGEVKKIDGSPVFRPEREAQVIASLQQRNPGPLKPEGIAHIWREVMSACRALEARLRVAYLGPAGTFSEQAALQFFGASVERVPCASIDEVFQATAAGRADYGVAPMENSTEGVVSRSLDLLLNSPAHVVGETSLLVRHNLLRSTPSLEGITAVYAHPQALAQCQQWLNTHLPNAERHAASSNAEGARLASTHPTWAGIASERAASEFGLHVVAPAIQDEAGNRTRFAILCLPSTLAMPTPSGPQGGRDCVSLVLSVPNRPGAVHDLLTPLKRHGVSMTRFESRPARSGSPVSAWEYYFYIDLQGHPSEPQVAAALKELQALCAFYKVLGAYPVSE; encoded by the coding sequence ATGGCCCGATCCCTCGCCGAACTCCGTACCGCGATCGACGCGGTAGACCAGGAATTGCTGGCCCTGATGAACCGTCGCGCGGCGCTCGCGCATGAGGTGGGCGAAGTCAAGAAGATCGACGGTTCGCCGGTCTTCCGCCCCGAGCGCGAAGCCCAGGTGATCGCCAGCCTCCAGCAGCGCAACCCCGGCCCGCTCAAGCCCGAGGGCATCGCGCACATCTGGCGCGAGGTCATGTCGGCCTGCCGCGCGCTGGAAGCGCGCCTGCGCGTGGCCTATCTCGGTCCGGCCGGCACCTTCAGCGAGCAGGCCGCGCTGCAGTTCTTCGGGGCCAGCGTGGAACGCGTGCCCTGCGCCAGCATCGACGAGGTCTTCCAGGCCACCGCGGCGGGCCGGGCCGATTACGGCGTCGCGCCCATGGAGAACTCCACCGAAGGCGTGGTGTCGCGCTCGCTGGACCTGCTGCTGAATTCCCCCGCCCACGTGGTGGGCGAGACCAGCCTGCTGGTACGCCACAACCTGCTGCGCAGCACGCCCTCGCTGGAAGGCATCACCGCCGTCTACGCCCATCCCCAGGCCCTGGCCCAGTGCCAGCAGTGGCTCAACACCCACCTGCCGAACGCCGAGCGTCACGCCGCCAGCAGCAATGCCGAGGGCGCGCGCCTGGCCAGCACCCACCCGACCTGGGCCGGCATCGCCAGCGAACGCGCGGCCAGTGAGTTCGGCCTGCACGTCGTGGCACCGGCCATCCAGGACGAAGCCGGCAATCGCACGCGTTTCGCCATCCTCTGCCTGCCGTCCACCCTGGCCATGCCCACGCCCAGCGGCCCCCAAGGAGGACGCGACTGCGTGAGCCTGGTCTTGTCCGTGCCCAACCGTCCAGGCGCCGTTCACGACCTGCTGACACCGCTGAAGAGGCATGGCGTGTCGATGACGCGCTTCGAATCCCGCCCCGCGCGCTCCGGCAGTCCCGTCTCGGCCTGGGAGTATTACTTCTACATTGACCTGCAAGGCCACCCATCCGAACCGCAGGTGGCCGCGGCCTTGAAGGAGCTGCAGGCCCTGTGCGCCTTCTACAAGGTGCTGGGCGCCTACCCGGTTTCGGAGTGA
- a CDS encoding HAD-IA family hydrolase, with translation MKGFGADGEEIQAVLFDLDGTLIDSAPDLGGAANLMRAARGLPDLPLAQYRPMAGAGARGMIGVAFAEQGYTPEHPEFPALRAEFLDNYERCMRERTVVFDGVPDLVASLGQRGLAWGVVTNKIERFTLPLTAGMPLFASARAIVSGDTTPHPKPHPAPLLEAARRLGLAPQRCVYVGDDERDIVAGRAAGMRTVAAIYGYLGAKNEAVAWGADAAIEAPQELLAWLA, from the coding sequence ATGAAAGGTTTCGGCGCCGATGGCGAGGAGATCCAGGCGGTGCTGTTCGATCTGGACGGCACGTTGATCGATAGCGCGCCCGACCTGGGCGGTGCCGCCAACCTGATGCGCGCGGCACGCGGCCTGCCGGACTTGCCACTGGCGCAGTACCGACCCATGGCCGGCGCGGGCGCGCGCGGCATGATCGGCGTGGCCTTCGCGGAACAGGGCTACACCCCCGAGCACCCGGAGTTTCCTGCCCTGCGCGCCGAGTTTCTCGACAACTATGAGCGTTGCATGCGTGAGCGCACCGTGGTCTTCGACGGCGTGCCCGATTTGGTGGCGTCGCTGGGGCAGCGCGGCCTGGCCTGGGGCGTGGTGACGAACAAGATCGAGCGCTTCACGCTGCCCTTGACGGCGGGCATGCCGCTCTTCGCCAGCGCGCGGGCTATTGTCAGCGGCGACACCACGCCGCATCCCAAGCCGCATCCCGCCCCCTTGCTGGAGGCGGCGCGTCGCTTGGGCCTGGCACCGCAGCGCTGTGTCTACGTGGGTGATGACGAACGCGACATCGTCGCCGGCCGGGCAGCTGGCATGCGCACGGTGGCGGCCATCTACGGCTATCTGGGTGCCAAAAATGAGGCCGTGGCCTGGGGCGCGGACGCCGCGATCGAGGCGCCGCAAGAACTTCTGGCCTGGCTCGCTTGA